The Candidatus Eisenbacteria bacterium genome has a segment encoding these proteins:
- the glk gene encoding glucokinase produces MRILAGDIGGTKALFAFVLFEGGRLRILHRRRFASGEAGSLAELAARFLAETGGADRAAFGAAGPVAGDVCAGPNLPWAIDRRELARALHIPRTVLMNDLEAVGYGIEHLDPDDLFTLQEGVPVPEGPIALVGAGTGLGEAFVLRFGETLRVFPTEGGHADFAPRDEIEFGLLRFLKERIGGRVSVERVLSGSGLAAVHDYVAASGLAPVDPAVHEGTEEDPAAVVSGAAIEGRCGACVRALDLFVSIYGAEAGNQALRILARGGVYLAGGIAPRILNKMKDGVFLRAFLDKGRFAEWLRQIPVRVILADRAPLLGAASRAARLP; encoded by the coding sequence ATGCGCATTCTCGCCGGGGATATCGGGGGGACCAAGGCTCTCTTCGCGTTCGTTCTCTTCGAGGGAGGGCGGCTTCGCATCCTCCACCGGCGCCGGTTCGCGAGCGGGGAAGCCGGGAGCCTCGCCGAGCTTGCCGCACGCTTCCTCGCCGAAACGGGCGGCGCCGATCGGGCCGCTTTCGGTGCGGCGGGGCCGGTCGCGGGGGACGTGTGTGCAGGGCCGAACCTCCCTTGGGCGATCGATCGGCGCGAGTTGGCGCGCGCGCTTCATATTCCTCGAACGGTTCTTATGAACGATCTCGAAGCGGTCGGATACGGCATCGAGCATCTCGATCCGGACGATCTCTTTACACTTCAAGAAGGGGTCCCCGTTCCGGAGGGTCCGATCGCGCTCGTCGGCGCGGGGACCGGCCTTGGCGAGGCGTTTGTTCTTCGTTTCGGAGAGACACTCCGCGTCTTCCCCACCGAGGGAGGGCACGCGGATTTCGCTCCTCGGGACGAGATCGAGTTCGGCCTTCTTCGCTTTCTCAAGGAGCGGATCGGCGGACGCGTGTCGGTCGAGCGCGTCCTCTCCGGAAGCGGGCTTGCGGCGGTCCACGACTACGTCGCGGCGAGCGGGCTCGCTCCGGTCGACCCGGCCGTTCACGAGGGAACGGAGGAGGACCCCGCGGCCGTCGTGTCGGGCGCGGCGATCGAGGGACGGTGCGGGGCCTGCGTCCGGGCGCTCGACCTGTTCGTGTCGATCTACGGAGCCGAGGCGGGGAACCAAGCCCTTCGGATTCTCGCGCGCGGAGGCGTCTATCTCGCCGGCGGGATCGCGCCCCGCATTCTGAACAAGATGAAGGACGGCGTCTTCCTCCGAGCATTCCTCGACAAGGGCCGCTTCGCCGAATGGCTCCGCCAAATCC